A region of the Sarcophilus harrisii chromosome 3, mSarHar1.11, whole genome shotgun sequence genome:
TTAACTCGGGGCTTGGGGGCGGGAGCCGAGAGGATCCGGACCCGCGGGGCAATTTCCCAAACAGCGGGAGGGGCCCCTGCCCTGCGGAGCaggggagggcagagggagagcaCCCCACAACTTTACCAGCGtgatcccccccaccccccctcttTCCACTGCTTTCTGAGTCTCCAGCCAGGGCTACCCCACCCCAGATGGGGGCTGGCGGAAGAAGATTCGTGTCCCCCTCCCAGCCCCCGGTGCCGGCTGGCTGCCGGAGGAGTCCCCTCCCCCAACGCGGTGACAACCCAAACAAAAGGTCCCGGCCCCCGCCCGGCGGGCGAAGACGCGGCCCCACAGAGCAGGCAAGTCGGAACTCTGGtcgtgttttgttttattcttctcctttctccaataAAACTTCCCCCAAGGAAGAACATTCGTCAGAGCATTTTCAGCTATCTTTGGTATCACATAAAAAAGGGATCTCGTGTAAAAAACGAAATGTCACCTGAACTCGCATCGTACAAAGGCGCACCATCCAATATGAACACGTAAACTATATACAAACATAGGGCATGGCCAGTCCCTCGATCCAACGCTCTACACAAAGGTTAACTTGTCACAACTGCTTAGAAAACAAGCCCCGGGTCCCGGGGGACCATCTCACTAGCTCGGCCGTCTGTCTGGCTGTCTGGCTGTCCCTCTCCCAAAGGTCCAGGCCCTGCAGAGGGTGTGTCTGGGGAAGGGTGCGGTGGGCTGGGAGCGGGGAGAACCGGGGCCCCGCTCGTTTTTCTGGGTGGGCGGCTTCCTCCTCGTCCCGATTCACCAGGGTCTCCACACCGAGTCGGCCGTGAGCGAGGGGCCGCCGGACGGGGACGCGGCGCCCGCGGCGCCCCCGCCCGCGTGGGTGTACACGGGGATCACCGGCCCGCTGTGCGCGAAGGCCGCGTTGGGGATGAGGAAGGCGAACTGCCCGTCGGGGGCCGGCACCACCTGGAAGCCGCCGAACACCTTGGCCCCGTCGGCGGCGGCCGCGGCGCTAGCCCCCAGCTTGCACTGGCCGCCGCTCCCGCTGCCCGTGCCCGCCGCGCCCCCGCCGCCGCCACCGGGGGGCGCCGCGGCCCCGGGGAGCGCCACCAAGGGCTGGCCGAAGGGGGGGCCGTGGGGGCCGCCGGGCGCCGGGGGCGGCAGCGCGGggtgcggcggcggcggcggcggcggcggcggcggcgggtaGTTCAGGGCGTGGATCTGGCTCATGCAGTTGGCCAGGTGGCCCAGCAGGCGCGTGCGGACGTCCGTGTTCACCCCCTCGCACGTCGACAGGAAGCGGGTCACCTCGTTCATGCACTCGCTGAAGCCGGCGCGGTACTTGCCCAGGACGGTCGGGTCGGTGCTGAGCGCGGCTGTGGGGGGAGAGGGCGGAGGCCGTGAGCGGGGCTGCTCCCTTCCGCCCTGCCCCCACCCGGGTCCCCTGCGTTTATTTTAGGGGGGGGGGCGCTTCACTTGGCGTCTCCCAGCGGAGCGATAACGCGGCGAGCTCccgtcccctcccccccagcccagtcctcccccaccccaccccacggTGCTGCCCTCCCGAGCTCGGTGCTGCGGCCGCCGCCGGGGCCACCTCCTGGTTcctgcctctcctcctcctcctcctcctctccctccctcccttttccggAACTGTAACAACTTGAAGTTGTGGCTATAAATAAGCCCCAGACCGTGGGAAAGCCCACACGAGCCAAGTCAGTAAAATGCAGCTGAATGCCATTCACCACCACAGGCGGAAGTCTGGAAGAAATCACCGCGGCCAGAGAGGGATCCCGGGGAAAGGGCGGGCGGCCGAGGAGGGGGAGCAGATGGGGGgcgggctggggggaggggaggccgaGCCAGGCGCGCGCTCACCAGTCATCTGGGCTCGCTGCAGGGTCCGGAGATGCTTCACCGTCATCTCCAGGATGTCCGCCTTCTCCAGCTTGGAGTGCCGGGAGCTCTGCGGGGAGGAGCGGAGCGAGAGAGGGATGAGAGCCCCGTGGGATGCGGCGGGGGCGCGGGGGGAGGGCGGGGCGCCGGCGGCTGCTACCGGATCTCCGGGAGCCGCACGGGCGGGCAGCAGACCCCGCTCCGGGGAGGAAGGAGCCCGGCCCCGCGGGAGACAGCAATAGTCGTGCTCCCCTCCGTGCTCAGGGAGCTCTGCCCCAGCacgaaccccccccccccccgccccgacCCCAGCGTCCAAGCCCGGCCACTTACGTCTTTTTTAAGGGCGTCCAAGATGAGCGTTTTCAGCTGGCTCAGGCTCTCATTAATTCGCGCTCGTCTCCTTTTCTCCATGATTGGTTTGGACGACTGCAAAGAAACGAGAAAGGGGCGCGCTCAGAGCTGGCAACCCAACCTGGGCGGCGGGGGCGAGGGCGCGGGGCGGGCGGGCGGGTGGGGGTGGAGGAGCCCCGGGCCGGCGGGCCGCGCGCGCGCTTCCTCGGGAAACTGCCGGGGACCCAAGGGAGAGCGATAGTTACCTTCCTGTGTTCCGACGCAGTCTTTGGCTTATCGGGCGTTGTGTTGACATTGGCCGGGGTGGCGGCCACGGGGGAGGAGGAACTTTTCTCCATGATATCCGCTGGCATTTTCTGTTTCTCGGGAAAAATCAAAGGTCCCTCGGGAGCGCTATTTTTAGTCCTTTTAAAGATCTTGCGGAAAAGGGGGCGGCTTGGGGGCCGTTTACGTCCCTTTGCTAGGAAACTTTGCACCACGTCTTTCCGACAGTCAATCCGGGCTCTTCTCGCAAGCGCCGGGGGCCGATGCTGTCGctggctactttttttttttaaagtcggCAGCGTATTCCAGGACCAAGGAGAGGGAGAGCTGGGGATTCCTCTGTTAGCGGCACCAGCTCCGTGTCCTGTGTGATCTTCCTCTGCCCTGGCGGCCGCTATATATATCTGGGACTGCACGCGAACGGCTCGTGTGAAACTTCCCAAACTTTCTTTCCCACAGTAACTTTCAGCCAATGGGAGGAGGAGACACGCGGCACTGCTCGTGGACGGCGCCCCCCCATTGGCTGTCAGGCGCAAGGACTGGCGGCCAATGGCGCGCGCCTGGACCCGGGGCAGCAGAGGCTACGGTGTCAATCAAAGGAAATTTAACCCTTCGTTCCCCGGCTCCCAGCCGCGCAGGGCTGGGCAAGGGGTTTGAAAAGGCATTTCTTGGGTGGCTCTCTGCCGTGTTCTCCCCCCGCTTCCTTCCTTTGTCATAAGagacacacgcacacgcacacgcaGCGTGGATCAGAGTGCAGCAAAAAGCCGCAGCTTCTGAGTTGGAAGCGTCCACCTCGCGGACTCTCCCTCCGGGGGTATATGGATTTGTGATGTTATTCGAACGTACTCGCAAGGGCTGAAGAGCCCCGGGCTGCGGGGGGTAGACGAGCTCCGAGCCCTGCACTGATTGATTGGGGGCGGGGGGCGACAAAGGAAGGGGGAGCGCATGCTGGGCTCGTTCAGGCCAGagaccccccccccatctcccaaCCCACCAGCCAGCGCCCGGCCCCCCGCTCGAACCCCGCAGGTAGCCCAGAGAAGGGGCTTTGCAGCAGGGCCCCCGGCCTCGGACCCACCGACCCAGCCCAGGGCAAACACTGCGCGATTAAGGGGGAAAATCCGCCCTCTTTCCTTCCACCCCCACCTCGGGCGAAGAGATCACAGAAGAGCCGGGAAAGGGAGAGCGCGAGCCGCCTTCGGGCTTGGTCCGCTGCGCCCCCCACCCCCCCGGGGCCCGATCCATCCCTTCCT
Encoded here:
- the HES1 gene encoding transcription factor HES-1 produces the protein MPADIMEKSSSSPVAATPANVNTTPDKPKTASEHRKSSKPIMEKRRRARINESLSQLKTLILDALKKDSSRHSKLEKADILEMTVKHLRTLQRAQMTAALSTDPTVLGKYRAGFSECMNEVTRFLSTCEGVNTDVRTRLLGHLANCMSQIHALNYPPPPPPPPPPPHPALPPPAPGGPHGPPFGQPLVALPGAAAPPGGGGGGAAGTGSGSGGQCKLGASAAAAADGAKVFGGFQVVPAPDGQFAFLIPNAAFAHSGPVIPVYTHAGGGAAGAASPSGGPSLTADSVWRPW